In a single window of the Arachis hypogaea cultivar Tifrunner chromosome 6, arahy.Tifrunner.gnm2.J5K5, whole genome shotgun sequence genome:
- the LOC112695171 gene encoding BRCA1-associated RING domain protein 1: MKSEFSSLSLLSLSRTKNSTEQTARMDASRTSSSTGNKSNSTKLLNPWMLHFQKLALELKCPLCLSLFKRPVLLPCNHLFCNSCLADFTTSGSECVVCNAKYAQSDIRHVPFVENVVGIYRSLEATFSASLFTQHSSDVRVLEPCQGLQNSVHRSKDTDNVGAGKNQKRKMSGIAVHDKGEEIEMYSGGQVENPRRSSQMKIEGREDSGVVEMDVNQGTQSAPASPPFCDTKGSENDCSDQDSEHLLPSGRLENSSSKRASTGNGNLKERMTQLRSESSASETEGLTRELKRQKNLTHGNDQLRTEKDPGAVMLANVDDSYISTCSFCQSSKISEATGPMLHCANGNLVIGDAAKQPNVIHVHKVCSDWAPQVYFVGETLKNLKTELSRAAKLKCSKCGLKGAALGCYVKSCRRTYHAPCAMDVSNCRWDYEGYLMLCPGHSHVKFPSEKSKSRKQTTDKHPTSSHLPSQCSSALGCSKDEDKKLLFCGSALSTEEKILLINFASKIGAKVTKIWTSEVTHVIAATDENGACSRTLKVLMAILNGKWVLKMDWVKASMEEMNPLGEEPYEITLDNQGCHGGPKAGRLRAMVNEPKLFTGLKFYLSGDYVTTYKKDIEELIEVGGGAVLRSKEELEAKKLEFEGVPSKFLVVYNLDPPQGCKLGEEVSIIWQRMNDAEELASSTGSEVIGHTWILESIAACKLQPFVI; this comes from the exons ATGAAATCTGAATTCTCAAGtctttcccttctctctctttcacGCACAAAAAACTCAACAGAACAAACCGCCAGAATGGATGCTTCTAGAACTTCAAGCAGCACCGGCAACAAGAGTAACAGCACCAAGCTGCTTAATCCATGGATGCTCCATTTCCAGAAGCTCGCTCTTGAACTCAAGTGCCCTCTCTG TTTGAGCTTGTTCAAGAGGCCGGTTTTGCTACCCTGCAACCACTTATTCTGCAA TTCGTGTTTGGCGGATTTCACAACATCTGGTTCCGAATGTGTTGTCTGCAATGCGAAGTATGCTCAATCAG ATATAAGGCATGTGCCTTTTGTGGAAAACGTGGTAGGGATTTATAGGAGCTTGGAGGCAACCTTTTCTGCTAGTTTGTTTACGCAACATTCTTCTG ATGTGAGGGTTTTGGAGCCATGTCAAGGGTTACAAAATTCAGTTCACAGGAGCAAGGATACTGATAATGTTGGGGCTGGCAAGAATCAGAAACGGAAGATGAGTGGTATTGCGGTGCATGATAAGGGCGAGGAGATTGAGATGTATTCTGGGGGGCAGGTTGAGAATCCAAGGCGGTCTTCCCAGATGAAAATTGAGGGTCGTGAAGACTCTGGGGTTGTTGAAATGGATGTGAATCAAGGGACGCAATCAGCACCAGCTAGTCCACCATTTTGTGACACAAAGGGCTCAGAGAATGACTGCAGTGATCAAGATAGTGAGCAT CTTTTGCCTTCTGGGAGACTGGAAAATTCCTCATCGAAGAGAGCAAGTACAGGAAATGGAAATTTGAAGGAAAGAATGACACAACTGAGGTCTGAAAGTTCAGCCTCTGAAACGGAGGGTCTTACAAGAGAGCTCAAGAGGCAGAAAAATCTTACCCACGGTAATGATCAGCTCAGAACTGAAAAGGACCCTGGTGCCGTGATGCTTGCTAATGTAGATGACTCTTATATAAGTACATGTTCATTTTGCCAGTCCTCAAAAATCTCAGAG GCTACTGGACCAATGCTGCATTGTGCAAATGGGAATTTGGTTATTGGTGATGCAGCAAAGCAACCAAATGTCATCCATGTACACAAAGTTTGCAGTGATTG GGCACCACAAGTTTACTTTGTTGGTGAAACTCTTAAGAATTTGAAGACAGAACTTTCAAGGGCAGCAAAGCTTAAATGCAGCAAATGTGGCCTAAAGGGAGCTGCACTTGGATGCTATGTCAAATCCTGCAGAAGAACTTATCATGCTCCTTGTGCAATGGATGTCTCAAATTGCCGTTGGGATTAT GAGGGTTATCTTATGCTTTGTCCTGGGCATTCTCATGTGAAATTTCCTAGTGAGAAATCCAAGTCTAGGAAACAAACAACTGATAAGCATCCCACTTCATCTCACCT GCCATCTCAATGTTCAAGCGCTCTGGGATGTTCAAAGGATGAAGATAAAAAATTGCTTTTTTGTGGATCTGCTTTATCAACTGAGGAAAAG ATACTTCTGATAAATTTTGCAAGCAAGATTGGTGCTAAAGTTACCAAGATTTGGACTTCAGAAGTCACCCATGTGATTGCAGCTACTGATGAAAATGGAGCATGCTCTAGGACACTAAAAGTTCTTATGGCAATTCTAAATGGAAAATGGGTTCTCAAAATGGATT GGGTAAAAGCAAGCATGGAAGAGATGAATCCTCTTGGAGAAGAACCATACGAGATCACACTTGACAACCAAGGGTGTCACGGTGGCCCAAAAGCTGGCAGACTCAGGGCAATGGTCAAT GAGCCAAAGCTATTTACTGGCTTAAAGTTTTATTTGTCCGGAGATTATGTGACAACATATAAGAAAGATATTGAAGAATTAATTGAAGTGGGAGGAGGTGCTGTTTTGAGAAGCAAAGAAGAATTGGAAGCAAAAAAGCTTGAATTCGAAGGGGT
- the LOC112695174 gene encoding phospholipid--sterol O-acyltransferase isoform X1: MVSVQTHTHSFDFSCSRSLSLCAKQEIIIMAKKPPLVPTHLLIGLIIAAVAVAGGGSGEGELDYKKLSGIIIPGFASTQLRAWSILDCPFSPLDFNPLDLVWLDTTKLLSAVNCWLKCMLLDPYNQTDHPDCKSRPDSGLSGITELDPGYITGPLSSVWKEWIKWCIEFGIEANAIMAVPYDWRLSPSMLEERDLYFHKLKLTFETAYKLRGGPSLVFAHSLGNHVFRYFLEWLKLEIAPKHYIQWLDQHIHAYFAVGAPLLGATETVEATLSGFTFGLPISEGTARLMFNSFSSSLWMMPFSKYCRSNSNYWKHFSGARHVGNHTYHCEDKEFQSNFSGWPTNLINIEIPSTRGFDAYPSITEIPQSNLSSMECGIPTQLSFSAREMSDGTFFKAIEDYDPDSKRLSYQLEKSYINDPVLNPLTPWDRPPIKNVFCIYGTDSKTKVGYYFAPSGKPYPDNWIITDIIYEFEGSLYSRSGNLIEGNPGATSGDETVPYNSLAWCKSWLGPKVNITRAPQSEHDGTDVQIELNVEHHHDEDVVANMTRSPKVKYITYYEDSESLPGKRTAVWELDKANHRNIVRSPVLMRELWLEMWHDVHPDAKSKFVTKAKRGPLRDDDCYWDYGKARCAWAEYCEYRYVFGDVHLGQSCRLKSTSTNQLLNYL; this comes from the exons ATGGTCTCAGTTCAGACTCACACTCACTCCTTCGATTTCTCGTGTtctcgttctctctctctctgcgcCAAACAAGAAATAATCATAATGGCCAAGAAACCGCCACTCGTGCCGACGCATCTCCTCATCGGCCTCATCATCGCCGCCGTAGCTGTGGCGGGAGGCGGCTCCGGCGAAGGGGAGCTTGACTACAAGAAGCTATCGGGCATTATAATCCCAGGCTTCGCGTCCACTCAGCTTCGTGCGTGGTCCATCCTCGACTGCCCTTTCTCTCCCCTCGATTTCAACCCTCTCGATTTGGTCTGGCTCGACACCACCAaa CTTCTTTCTGCTGTCAATTGCTGGCTTAAGTGCATGTTGCTTGATCCATACAATCAGACTGATCACCCTGATTGCAAGTCCCGCCCTGATAGTGGTCTTTCCGGCATTACAGAACTTGATCCAGGTTATATTACAG GGCCTCTTTCTTCGGTGTGGAAAGAGTGGATCAAGTGGTGTATTGAGTTTGGAATAGAAGCTAATGCAATAATGGCTGTTCCTTATGATTGGAGATTGTCACCATCAATGCTTGAAGAGCGAGACCTTTACTTTCATAAGCTCAA ATTGACATTTGAAACTGCATATAAACTTCGTGGTGGCCCCTCATTGGTTTTTGCCCATTCATTGGGTAATCATGTCTTTCGTTATTTCTTGGAGTGgttaaaactagaaattgcaccAAAGCACTATATCCAATGGCTAGATCAACATATTCATGCCTATTTTGCTGTTG GAGCTCCCCTTCTTGGTGCAACTGAAACTGTTGAAGCAACACTTTCAGGATTCACATTTGGTCTTCCTATTTCAGAG GGAACAGCTCGATTGATGTTCAACTCCTTTTCTTCGTCATTGTGGATGATGCCCTTTTCCAAGTACTGTAGATCAAATAGTAACTATTGGAAGCATTTTTCTGGGGCAAGGCATGTAGGTAACCACACGTATCACTGTGAAGATAAGGAATTTCAGTCAAACTTCTCTGGATGGCCAACAAATTTAATCAACATTGAAATTCCTTCAACTCGTG GATTTGATGCATACCCTTCAATCACAGAAATACCTCAGTCTAATTTGTCTAGCATGGAATGCGGAATACCTACACAATTATCTTTTTCAGCTCGCGAAATGTCAGATGGAACCTTTTTCAAGGCAATTGAAGATTACGATCCAGACAGCAAGAGGCTGTCGTACCAGTTAGAAAA ATCATATATCAATGATCCTGTTCTTAATCCTCTGACACCTTGGGACCGGCCACCAATAAAAAATGTCTTCTGCATTTATGGCACTGATTCAAAGACTAAG GTTGGTTACTACTTTGCACCTAGTGGCAAGCCTTACCCTGATAACTGGATAATTACGGATATCATTTATGAGTTTGAAGGTTCTCTATACTCAAG GTCAGGGAATCTGATTGAAGGGAATCCTGGAGCCACAAGTGGAGATGAGACG GTACCATACAACTCCCTTGCATGGTGCAAGAGCTGGCTTGGACCAAAGGTGAACATAACAAGAGCGCCTCAG TCTGAGCATGATGGTACAGATGTACAAATTGAGTTGAATGTAGAACATCACCATGATGAAGATGTTGTTGCAAACATGACAAGATCACCAAAGGTTAAGTACATAACATATTATGAAGATTCTGAGAGTCTTCCAGGAAAGAGGACAGCAGTTTGGGAACTTGATAAAG CAAATCACAGGAACATTGTGAGATCACCGGTGCTAATGCGAGAGTTATGGCTTGAGATGTGGCATGATGTCCATCCTGATGCAAAATCAAAATTTGTCACAAAAG CTAAGCGAGGACCCTTGAGGGATGATGACTGTTACTGGGATTATGGCAAAGCTCGCTGTGCCTGGgcagaatattgtgaatatag GTATGTCTTTGGTGATGTTCACCTGGGACAAAGCTGTAGGTTGAAATCTACTTCAACTAACCAGTTGTTGAATTATTTGTAA
- the LOC112695174 gene encoding phospholipid--sterol O-acyltransferase isoform X2 — protein MVSVQTHTHSFDFSCSRSLSLCAKQEIIIMAKKPPLVPTHLLIGLIIAAVAVAGGGSGEGELDYKKLSGIIIPGFASTQLRAWSILDCPFSPLDFNPLDLVWLDTTKLLSAVNCWLKCMLLDPYNQTDHPDCKSRPDSGLSGITELDPGYITGPLSSVWKEWIKWCIEFGIEANAIMAVPYDWRLSPSMLEERDLYFHKLKLTFETAYKLRGGPSLVFAHSLGAPLLGATETVEATLSGFTFGLPISEGTARLMFNSFSSSLWMMPFSKYCRSNSNYWKHFSGARHVGNHTYHCEDKEFQSNFSGWPTNLINIEIPSTRGFDAYPSITEIPQSNLSSMECGIPTQLSFSAREMSDGTFFKAIEDYDPDSKRLSYQLEKSYINDPVLNPLTPWDRPPIKNVFCIYGTDSKTKVGYYFAPSGKPYPDNWIITDIIYEFEGSLYSRSGNLIEGNPGATSGDETVPYNSLAWCKSWLGPKVNITRAPQSEHDGTDVQIELNVEHHHDEDVVANMTRSPKVKYITYYEDSESLPGKRTAVWELDKANHRNIVRSPVLMRELWLEMWHDVHPDAKSKFVTKAKRGPLRDDDCYWDYGKARCAWAEYCEYRYVFGDVHLGQSCRLKSTSTNQLLNYL, from the exons ATGGTCTCAGTTCAGACTCACACTCACTCCTTCGATTTCTCGTGTtctcgttctctctctctctgcgcCAAACAAGAAATAATCATAATGGCCAAGAAACCGCCACTCGTGCCGACGCATCTCCTCATCGGCCTCATCATCGCCGCCGTAGCTGTGGCGGGAGGCGGCTCCGGCGAAGGGGAGCTTGACTACAAGAAGCTATCGGGCATTATAATCCCAGGCTTCGCGTCCACTCAGCTTCGTGCGTGGTCCATCCTCGACTGCCCTTTCTCTCCCCTCGATTTCAACCCTCTCGATTTGGTCTGGCTCGACACCACCAaa CTTCTTTCTGCTGTCAATTGCTGGCTTAAGTGCATGTTGCTTGATCCATACAATCAGACTGATCACCCTGATTGCAAGTCCCGCCCTGATAGTGGTCTTTCCGGCATTACAGAACTTGATCCAGGTTATATTACAG GGCCTCTTTCTTCGGTGTGGAAAGAGTGGATCAAGTGGTGTATTGAGTTTGGAATAGAAGCTAATGCAATAATGGCTGTTCCTTATGATTGGAGATTGTCACCATCAATGCTTGAAGAGCGAGACCTTTACTTTCATAAGCTCAA ATTGACATTTGAAACTGCATATAAACTTCGTGGTGGCCCCTCATTGGTTTTTGCCCATTCATTGG GAGCTCCCCTTCTTGGTGCAACTGAAACTGTTGAAGCAACACTTTCAGGATTCACATTTGGTCTTCCTATTTCAGAG GGAACAGCTCGATTGATGTTCAACTCCTTTTCTTCGTCATTGTGGATGATGCCCTTTTCCAAGTACTGTAGATCAAATAGTAACTATTGGAAGCATTTTTCTGGGGCAAGGCATGTAGGTAACCACACGTATCACTGTGAAGATAAGGAATTTCAGTCAAACTTCTCTGGATGGCCAACAAATTTAATCAACATTGAAATTCCTTCAACTCGTG GATTTGATGCATACCCTTCAATCACAGAAATACCTCAGTCTAATTTGTCTAGCATGGAATGCGGAATACCTACACAATTATCTTTTTCAGCTCGCGAAATGTCAGATGGAACCTTTTTCAAGGCAATTGAAGATTACGATCCAGACAGCAAGAGGCTGTCGTACCAGTTAGAAAA ATCATATATCAATGATCCTGTTCTTAATCCTCTGACACCTTGGGACCGGCCACCAATAAAAAATGTCTTCTGCATTTATGGCACTGATTCAAAGACTAAG GTTGGTTACTACTTTGCACCTAGTGGCAAGCCTTACCCTGATAACTGGATAATTACGGATATCATTTATGAGTTTGAAGGTTCTCTATACTCAAG GTCAGGGAATCTGATTGAAGGGAATCCTGGAGCCACAAGTGGAGATGAGACG GTACCATACAACTCCCTTGCATGGTGCAAGAGCTGGCTTGGACCAAAGGTGAACATAACAAGAGCGCCTCAG TCTGAGCATGATGGTACAGATGTACAAATTGAGTTGAATGTAGAACATCACCATGATGAAGATGTTGTTGCAAACATGACAAGATCACCAAAGGTTAAGTACATAACATATTATGAAGATTCTGAGAGTCTTCCAGGAAAGAGGACAGCAGTTTGGGAACTTGATAAAG CAAATCACAGGAACATTGTGAGATCACCGGTGCTAATGCGAGAGTTATGGCTTGAGATGTGGCATGATGTCCATCCTGATGCAAAATCAAAATTTGTCACAAAAG CTAAGCGAGGACCCTTGAGGGATGATGACTGTTACTGGGATTATGGCAAAGCTCGCTGTGCCTGGgcagaatattgtgaatatag GTATGTCTTTGGTGATGTTCACCTGGGACAAAGCTGTAGGTTGAAATCTACTTCAACTAACCAGTTGTTGAATTATTTGTAA
- the LOC112695175 gene encoding rho GDP-dissociation inhibitor 1: MESGNRKRAEEEEAGPSSLISTAFRVGESHQQQLNQKPIREVEEEQAEQEEDDEQSFGGDHKNCGFVPGPLLSLKEQIERDKEDESLRRWKEKLLGCLESNLDGQLDPEVKFHSIGILSEDFGEIVIPLPVDENRNGRNLFTLKEGSCYQLRLKFSVLHNIVSGLTYSNTVWKGGLQVDQSKGMLGTFAPQKEPYVYALKEDTTPSGALARGVYSAKLKFEDDDKRCHMELKYLFEIKKRS, encoded by the exons ATGGAGAGTGGGAATAGGAAGAgagcagaggaagaagaagcagggCCATCATCATTGATCTCTACTGCTTTTAGGGTTGGTGAAAGCCACCAACAACAACTGAATCAAAAGCCAATAAGGGAAGTGGAAGAAGAACAAGCagagcaagaagaagatgatgaacaaAGCTTTGGTGGTGATCACAAAAATTGTGGCTTTGTACCTGGTCCTTTACTTTCTCTCAAGGAGCAGATCGAACGGGACAAG GAGGACGAAAGCCTAAGAAGGTGGAAGGAGAAGCTGTTGGGTTGTTTGGAAAGCAATTTAGATG GCCAATTGGATCCTGAAGTGAAATTTCATTCCATTGGAATTCTCTCTGAGGATTTTGGTGAAATTGTTATCCCCTTACCTGTGGACGAAAATCGTAACGGCCGAAATCTATTCACTCTCAAGGAGGGATCTTGCTATCAGCTTAGGCTAAAATTTAGTGTTCTACACAACATTGTGTCTGGCTTGACATACTCCAACACTGTGTGGAAAGGAGGGCTTCAAG TTGATCAAAGCAAGGGAATGTTAGGGACTTTTGCTCCTCAAAAAGAACCATATGTCTATGCCTTGAAGGAGGACACCACTCCATCAGGTGCACTTGCAAGGGGTGTTTACTCTGCCAAACTTAAG TTTGAAGATGACGACAAAAGGTGTCACATGGAGCTCAAATATTTGTTCGAGATAAAAAAGAGAAGCTAG
- the LOC112695173 gene encoding protein NPGR2 yields MGNGNRQGRRKKRRSLKNMMQCLCSGEQLRREGGMDEMAVPSSSDSLATKDYYSATTGSGRSGQDGQLQRRLDAGNIEEAESSLREAGCLNYEEARALLGRYEYQKGNIEAALHVFEGINIDSVTPEIKISLAKIKENHRRHSKNYVPPPMSVHTVGTLFEAVFLKAQCLQALGRFKEAAQSCKVILDIVDSLLPEGSCKNFGAECKLQDTVTKAVELLPELWKLADCPHEVIMAYRQALLRRWNLSSETIAKIQKEFAAFLLYSGAEVIPPDLRSQKENSFVPRNNIEEAILILIILLRKVSLNEIEWDPSILDHLSFALSVSGDLTALANQWEELLPGTINRGERYYALALCYYGAGQDLVALNLLKKLLSSNEDPKHVPALLMASNICCKNPNLAEDGVNYARRMLENLNGRCDQLESRANCLLGISLSAHSKIAVSDSERIRRQSKALQFLETARRMTRMRDPFILYYLSLEYADQRELDSALHYAECFLELEARASIKGWLLLARILSAQKRFLDAESVVNAALDQTAKWDQGELLRTKAKLQIAQGQLRSAFETYVQLLSILHIQRKTFGQWKKLCKDSRDHAWNLELELWHDLAYVYISLSCWHDAEMCLSRSKAIKPYTASRLHALGTMHEAKGLYKEALKAFRDALDIDSGHVPSLISAAVVLRQFNGQSNAAIRSFLMDALRHDRMNASAWYNLGILHKAENKISEAAECFEAANSLEESAPVEPFR; encoded by the exons ATGGGAAATGGAAATAGGCaggggaggaggaagaagaggaggagtttGAAAAACATGATGCAGTGCCTGTGCTCAGGGGAGCAGTTGAGACGAGAAGGAGGCATGGATGAGATGGCAGTTCCTTCGTCATCGGATTCTCTTGCCACTAAGGACTATTATTCGGCCACGACTGGCAGCGGCCGTTCTGGACAGGATGGACAACTTCAAAGGAGGCTGGATGCAGGAAATATCGAAGAAGCTGAATCGTCTTTGCGTGAGGCCGGCTGCTTGAATTATGAG GAAGCTAGAGCTCTGTTAGGAAGATATGAATATCAGAAAGGGAATATAGAAGCTGCTTTACATGTTTTTGAGGGAATAAATATAGACTCTGTGACTCCAGAGATAAAAATTTCTCTTGCCAAAATAAAAGAGAACCATAGGAGACATTCCAAGAATTATGTTCCGCCGCCAATGTCTGTACATACTGTTGGCACACTGTTTGAAGCAGTTTTCCTTAAAGCACAATGTTTGCAGGCTCTGGGAAGGTTTAAAG AAGCTGCCCAATCTTGCAAAGTTATTCTGGACATAGTTGACTCTTTGTTGCCTGAAGGCTCGTGTAAAAACTTTGGTgctgaatgtaaattgcaggacaCTGTAACTAAGGCAGTTGAGCTACTTCCAGAATTATGGAAACTTGCTGATTGTCCACATGAAGTTATCATGGCTTACCGACAGGCTCTCCTACGTCGGTGGAACCTTTCCTCCGAGACCATAGCAAAGATTCAGAAAGAATTTGCTGCTTTTCTTCTTTATAGCGGAGCGGAAGTAATCCCCCCAGATCTCCGTTCACAAAAGGAAAACTCATTTGTGCCCAGAAACAACATAGAAGAGGCtatactaattttaattattttgctaAGAAAAGTCTCTTTGAATGAAATTGAGTGGGATCCTTCAATTTTGGACCACCTTTCATTTGCTCTGTCGGTTTCAGGGGATTTGACAGCTTTAGCCAATCAATGGGAAGAATTGCTTCCTGGGACTATTAATCGAGGAGAAAGATATTATGCCCTTGCTCTTTGTTATTATGGTGCTGGTCAAGATCTGGTAGCATTGAatcttcttaaaaaattattaagtagCAACGAAGATCCAAAACATGTTCCAGCTTTGTTGATGGCTTCTAACATTTGTTGCAAGAACCCCAATCTTGCAGAAGATGGGGTCAACTATGCTCGCCGAATGCTAGAGAACTTGAATGGCAGATGTGACCAGTTGGAAAGTCGTGCAAATTGCTTACTTGGTATTTCACTTTCAGCACACTCAAAAATAGCTGTTTCTGATTCCGAGCGGATTCGGAGACAGTCCAAGGCACTTCAGTTTCTGGAAACTGCAAGGAGAATGACTAGAATGAGAGACCCATTTATATTGTACTATCTTAGTTTAGAATATGCAGATCAAAGGGAGTTGGATTCTGCACTTCATTATGCTGAGTGCTTTCTGGAACTGGAAGCTAGGGCTAGTATTAAAGGGTGGTTGTTGTTAGCCCGGATATTATCAGCACAAAAACGGTTTTTGGATGCTGAATCTGTTGTTAATGCTGCTTTGGATCAGACTGCAAAATGGGATCAAGGAGAACTGTTGCGAACAAAAGCTAAACTGCAAATTGCACAGGGCCAGTTAAGGAGTGCCTTTGAGACATATGTTCAGCTTCTTTCTATTCTTCATATTCAACGGAAAACTTTTGGTCAATGGAAGAAGCTGTGTAAG GATTCTAGAGATCATGCTTGGAACTTGGAATTGGAATTATGGCATGATCTTGCTTATGTCTATATATCTCTGTCATGTTGGCATGATGCAGAGATGTGTCTTTCTAGATCTAAAGCCATAAAACCATACACTGCATCAAGGTTGCATGCACTGG GTACAATGCACGAGGCAAAGGGCCTTTACAAGGAGGCTCTAAAAGCATTTCGAGATGCTTTGGATATCGATTCGGGACATGTCCCTAGCTTGATATCCGCTGCTGTGGTTCTTAGACAGTTCAATGGTCAGTCAAATGCTGCCATCAGAAGCTTTCTGATGGACGCACTACGGCATGACAGGATGAACGCTTCTGCATGGTACAATCTTGGCATTCTTCACAAGGCCGAGAATAAAATATCAGAAGCTGCAGAATGTTTTGAGGCAGCAAACTCCCTAGAAGAATCAGCACCAGTTGAACCATTCAGATGA